A part of Podarcis muralis chromosome 13, rPodMur119.hap1.1, whole genome shotgun sequence genomic DNA contains:
- the LOC144325308 gene encoding uncharacterized protein LOC144325308, with product MSVVFLCSDPSFPKPVLSLEPMEEITIGQRVTMRCGTQGEVKRFYLLKDNFQDWSIHSDMNMFTISDVSNKDAGRYSCSYTSVRQPYLLSEPSNPVELLLTDPQLLRPTISISPTRPLKLERELLKEAASSLSSNCLPPFSSDDASMNQISNYAQINQSLVVSGILVVLVFLLLSAGAFFWFKGKSNCTYVLLLPKHDAPTETEDIIYADLKREAPHTQEEAKSYDGSEDLVYAVVFQHNSKGVQAPMEDE from the exons ATGTCTGTTGTATTTCTTTGCTCAGATCCCAGCTTCCCCAAACCAGTCCTCTCTCTGGAACCTATGGAAGAAATCACCATTGGACAGAGAGTAACTATGCGTTGTGGAACTCAGGGAGAAGTGAAAAGGTTTTATCTGCTAAAGGATAACTTTCAGGATTGGTCAATACACAGTGACATGAACATGTTCACCATCAGTGATGTGAGCAATAAGGATGCAGGAAGATACAGCTGCAGTTACACCTCAGTGAGGCAACCATATCTCCTGTCTGAGCCAAGTAACCCTGTGGAGTTGTTGTTAACAG ATCCACAGTTACTCAGACCTACCATCTCCATCTCACCAACGAGGCCTTTGAAG CTTGAGCGGGAGCTTCTCAAGGAAGCAGCCTCTTCCCTCTCTTCTAACTGCTTGCCCCCCTTTTCTTCAGATGATGCTTCAATGAATCAAATAAGTAATTATGCTCAAATCAATCAAAGTCTTGTAGTCTCAGGAATACTTGTGGTTCTggtcttccttcttctttcagcTGGGGCCTTTTTTTGGTTCAAGGGGAAAAGCAACTGTACGTATGTCCTCCTG CTTCCAAAGCACGATGCCCCAACTGAGACCGAAGACATCATCTATGCTGATCTGaagagggaagccccacatactcAAGAGGAAGCCAAATCCTATGATGGCTCTGAGGACCTAGTCTATGCTGTAGTTTTCCAGCACAACTCAAAGGGAGTCCAGGCTCCGATGGAAGATGAATAA
- the LOC114583236 gene encoding osteoclast-associated immunoglobulin-like receptor has protein sequence MALAASILLLCEILLPAPKISLIPSWRVLPRGNVTILCEAPTTEGLTFYLKKGHQTIASPRPGDKGLAHFPITNASSKDGGMYTCFYHNSSKSSSEYSEPLELLITDLELPKPNITLYPKKLIYLGSNVSIQCSFKVVTQHPIQRFYLHTDADKMKPHSVKPDGDTATFNIREVQEHHAGKYRCSYRAPSGDFISSKSSDDLELFIIGKGSDSLSPRQI, from the exons ATGGCTCTTGCTGCCAGCATCTTGTTGCTTTG TGAGATCCTCCTTCCTGCTCCCAAAATCTCATTGATTCCCAGTTGGAGAGTCTTGCCTAGAGGAAATGTCACCATCCTTTGTGAGGCACCCACCACCGAAGGGCTGACTTTCTACCTGAAAAAAGGTCATCAGACGATAGCCAGTCCGAGACCAGGAGACAAAGGATTGGCTCATTTCCCCATCACTAATGCGAGCTCAAAGGATGGAGGAATGTACACCTGTTTCTATCACAATTCAAGCAAGTCTAGTTCAGAATACAGTGAACCACTGGAGTTGCTGATAACAG ATCTCGAGCTACCGAAGCCAAATATCACCCTTTACCCAAAGAAGCTGATTTACCTGGGAAGTAATGTGTCTATTCAGTGCTCATTCAAAGTGGTAACCCAACATCCAATCCAGAGGTTCTATCTCCATACTGATGCAGATAAGATGAAACCACATTCTGTGAAACCAGATGGAGACACAGCCACATTTAACATTAGAGAAGTGCAAGAGCATCATGCAGGCAAATATCGCTGCAGCTACAGAGCACCATCAGGGGATTTTATCTCCTCCAAGTCCAGTGATGATTTGGAGTTGTTTATCATAGGTAAGGGTTCTGATTCATTGTCCCCCAGACAAATATAG
- the LOC144325079 gene encoding immunoglobulin superfamily member 1-like, producing the protein MSFQAEGQHGVFPFPLCILSPHKIAWCKQSTAKMESPSLTNFSLLTDPYFPRPIISLGPTELVAFGGNVTFQCQSKKFSTRFYIQKSGEEMLQPCLGADETTAQCFVSNVDQAHTGEYSCRYSESKPFIISKTSKLVRLLMTDQNTARPNISLIPGYIAQLGSKVTIQCSAQGQSKRFYLHKAEDKRNLQIAVTNEDRKNFSINKMDWEHGGSFYCSYTEPSQFFTSSEASDCVELFVLDPKLSKPNITLAHTQWVVQGGNATINCQSQHWAAKFLFEKTGKQMPLQVIEINGTMGTFFMKDASLEDGGNYSCRYSAKEKPFIISEPSDLVTIKITDPDLPRPSISFHPSPMPQLGENITIQCSVNNSYKAWYLYKDDGKKELQSVEASSSDAVFLINNVSEADGGSYYCNYRPQSGSFISEASNTVDLYLVGEDLHSRSSKLMNFDAQRGIFWYNLPHKQIRMNAQPRMDML; encoded by the exons ATGTCCTTCCAGGCTGAGGGACAACATGGAGTGTTTCCCTTTCCATTATGCATCCTTTCACCACACAAAATCGCATGGTGTAAACAATCCACAGCAAAGATGGAGAGCCCTTCATTAACCAACTTCTCCCTTCTTACAGATCCCTACTTTCCTAGACCCATTATCTCTCTGGGCCCCACTGAGCTGGTTGCTTTTGGGGGAAATGTCACTTTCCAATGTCAAAGCAAAAAGTTTTCCACGAGGTTCTATATCCAAAAGTCTGGAGAAGAGATGCTTCAGCCATGCTTGGGGGCTGATGAGACCACAGCTCAGTGCTTCGTCTCCAATGTAGACCAGGCACATACAGGAGAATATAGCTGCAGGTACAGCGAGTCAAAACCTTTCATCATCTCAAAGACTAGCAAACTTGTGAGATTGCTAATGACAG ATCAGAACACAGCCCGACCCAATATCTCCCTGATCCCAGGCTACATTGCACAACTGGGAAGCAAAGTCACGATTCagtgctcagcccaaggtcagaGCAAGAGGTTCTATCTTCATAAGGCTGAAGACAAGAGGAATCTACAAATAGCAGTGACAAATGAGGACAGGAAGAACTTCAGTATCAACAAAATGGACTGGGAGCATGGAGGGAGCTTCTACTGCAGCTACACAGAGCCCTCACAGTTTTTCACCTCTTCAGAGGCCAGTGACTGTGTGGAGCTGTTTGTACTAG ATCCCAAGTTATCCaaacccaacatcaccctggcaCACACTCAGTGGGTTGTCCAGGGTGGAAATGCCACCATCAATTGCCAAAGCCAACACTGGGCTGCAAAGTTCCTTTttgagaagactggaaaacaaaTGCCTCTTCAAGTCATAGAGATTAATGGGACCATGGGCACATTCTTCATGAAAGATGCTAGCTTGGAGGATGGAGGGAACTATAGCTGCAGGTACAGTGCCAAGGAGAAACCTTTTATCATCTCAGAGCCCAGTGACTTGGTGACAATCAAGATAACAG ATCCTGATCTACCCAGGCCCAGCATTTCTTTTCATCCTAGTCCAATGCCACAGCTGGGGGAAAACATCACCATTCAGTGCTCTGTCAATAATTCATACAAGGCATGGTATCTTTATAAGGATGATGGTAAGAAGGAATTACAGTCAGTGGAGGCAAGTAGCTCTGATGCTGTGTTCCTCATCAACAATGTGAGTGAAGCTGACGGAGGGAGCTACTACTGCAATTATAGACCCCAGTCAGGGTCCTTCATCTCAGAGGCAAGTAATACCGTGGACCTTTACCTAGTAGGTGAGGATCTTCATTCACGATCTTCTAAACTAATGAATTTTGATGCCCAACGTGGCATATTTTGGTATAACTTGCCCcacaaacaaataagaatgaatgCTCAGCCAAGAATGGATATGCTCTAA